TGGGATTGACCTTCGGAGGACGCTATGAACTCCGGAACTATTTCCCGCATGCAAAAATTGAGCTCTCCGATCTGGCCATTATCTTCCATTCCGGCCGAGCAATCCAGAATGATATAGAAGCGGGCGATTTGATCCGCCTCGTCATGCATCACCTGAGGGTATGGATCGTCTTTCGTTACGCTTTGGGTGATTGGGTTGGATTCTGGCTCTATGTATCCCGCGGGGTCGGAATCCTTGAAGGCTTTGCTCCACAGTAGGTGCAAGCCGTCGTACTCTGCATCAATTTTATTGGAGCCGCTGGGTGTTAGCGGCACCAATGCGGTAATCAGGCATTTCACGAGCCCCCATACTGGTAAGCAAGGTTTACTGAAGGCGTTGTGAATGGTGCCAACGCTGTACTCCCTACCGATCTCGCTGCGCATGGTTCTTAAGGACGGGCATCCGGCCAGCAAGTGGAGCTCGTGGAGAGCCTCGTTGAAGTCCTTCAGGCGTCCGGGCGGGAGGTCGGGGTGGGCGAGTCTGGCCATGTTGATGCCTCTTCTGCTGTCCAATTCCGTCCACGAGCGTGCCGGAACTGTCTGATGCCGTCTAGTCCCGTCGCAGGCCCGTCCACCGCCCTAACTGCGTGGAGACGTGCCGGGCACGGTGGGTGCATCCCACCCGATGGACGTGCTTGGAGACGGCAATGAACGTTGACGTGAAGACCCGCCAGCGACTGCGGCAGGCAGCGCTGTTCGCCCTCGTTCGCGGCTTGGCGGCTGCTACTGGCGGTGCCATCGTGACGACAGTTGTGTGGTGGGTGCAGCGGTAGAAGTTCTGCACGACGGTGAGGCTTGCGATGTCTCATGAGACATCGCAAGCGCGAAGAACACCCCGAAGTGCGGGTCTGCACGGAACTGCTGATCGACACGGGCCGTCGGCCCGACGAAGTCTGCCGGCTCCCCTTGGACTGTCTTGAGCGAGATCCGGACGACAGCCCCGTGCTCCTCTACGACAACCACAAGGCCTTCCGGCTGGGCAGACGGCTTCCGATCGCGAAAGTAACCGCGGCGGTAGTCACCGCTCAACAGGAACGCGTACGACGGCGCTTCCCCGACGCCCCGTCATCCGAGCTGAAGCTGCTGCCTTCTCCGGTCGCCAACCCGTGGGGGACCAAGCCGATCTCCGGCATCTGGGAGCACCACCGGAACTGGGTCCGCGCCCTGCTCGAATTCCTCGTGCCCCTCGAAGTGTAGGTGGACGGCGAACTCGTCACGAAGCTCCTGCCGTTCGACAGTAAGAAGATCTTCCCGTACGCGTACCGGCACAGCTTCGCCCAGCGGCACGCCGACGCGGGAGTCAAGCCGGAGGTTCTCAAGGACCTCATGGACCATCGCCAGCTGCAGACCAGCCAGGCGTACTACCGCATCGGCCAGGACAGGCGGCGTGAGGCCATCGACCGGGTCGCGGTCATGCAGTTCGACCGGCACGGCAACCGGGTGTGGCGACAGGTTCAGGGGCTCTTGGACTCCGAGCACGTACGGCGCGAGATCGGCGAGGTTGCCACGGCGTAGCTGTAGGTGAGCGTGAGTCCGGCGGTGACCGCGTCAAGGTCCTGGCGCAGGAACCCGGCGAAGCTGCGGATCGGTGCCGGTGCGTCCTGCTCGGCCTCGCGGATCCACTCCAGCAACTGGTCGCCGCGCCGGTGGCGGACGAGCTCGTGGAAGACACGGGCGAGATCACAGGCCCGGGTGATGTCCCGGCCGGCCAGGCGGACTTGCAGGAGGTGTTCCTCCAGGTGATCAGTGAGCGTGTCGCGGGGCCGCATGATCCAGCCCGTGATCTTGCGGGGGCTCGGGGTGGGGAGTGCGCGGGATTCACGCGCCTCCCACACTTCCCTCCGGCGCCCCTGCCGGGCATCGTCCTCCGCCGCCGTCTTCCTCTCGTGCATCCGGACCAGCCACTCACGTGTGCCGGTGCCTGTGCACTACAGGCTCCCACCCGTCAGACCCTGGTGGAGTTCTCCGTGTGTGCCGGAGCCGCTGCCGCGGGGCCGGGTGCGGACGTCGGCTGTGGGCCGCCTTCGCTGCCGCTTGCTCGTTTCGCGAGGTTGGAGATCATCGCGAGGCGGATCATGCTCTCGGCGTGGGCGGGTTTGGTTTCGTAGTCCCGGGCGAGGCGGCGGTGCAGCATGATCCACCCGAAGCTGCGCTCCACGACCCAGCGCCGCGGGATCACGGCGAAGCCTTTGACCTGCTCGTTTCGTGGAACGGCATCGACGTCGATGCCGAGCAAGGCGCCGTGCTCGATCGCCTTCTTCTTGTAGCCGGTGTCGACCCACGCCTTGCTGATGGTGGGGTGGTCGGCGGCGACGCGGGTGAGGAGCTGGATGCCGGCCTCGTTGTCAGAAACGCTCGCGGCGGTCACCATGGCCAGCAGTAATAGGCTGAGGGTGTCGACCACGATGCTGCGCTTGCGGCCGACGATCTTCTTGCCGGCGTCCGTGCCCTGGGTGTTGGTGGGCACGCTGGGCGCGGTCTTCATGAACTGGGCGTCGACGACCCAGGCGGTGGGCTCGGCGGTGCCTCCTGCCTGCTCACGGACCATCCGGTGCAGGTGTAGGCCGATTTTCTCGATGGTGCCGTCGGCGGTCCAGCTGCTGAAGTAGCCGAACACGGTGGTGTGCGGCGGGAAGTCGTGCGGCAGGTAGCGCCAGGGGACGCCGGTCCGGTTGAGGAAAAGGATCGCGTTCATGACTTCCCGCAGGTCAGTAACCTTTCCGCCGAGGTTGAGGGAGGTCTTCTGCCGCGCGGTCCGCCAGGCAGTCAAGGTCGGCTCCATCGACGAGCGGCCATCGGACAGATCGCTCGGCAAGGCTCGCGCTGCTGCGAAGAGGTCATGGGAACACTCACGCACGAGGCCTCAACCGGGCATATCGTTCGTTCAGATGAGACGAAAGCGAACTTCAGGTACGCATTCGAATCGGACAGAAGCTATCGGTGAGAATCGCAGTAAAACGCATGCCGGGCCGCGCTTCAGCTGAAGAAACATATCGCTTGTTCTACCTGCACGCGGCGAATCCCGGCGCCACCCAACTACCCTAAACCAGCGCATAAATGACTTGACGTCCTCTCAGAAGCGCCGCCCCAGGCTCCCGGGCCGTTTCGCCAGGGGATCTCCCTCACGTGGCCTCGCTGTTCGCTGGCAGGGCCGAGCGTTTGAGTTGACGGAAGTTCCCGCGTGCTGGCTGGTGCCGTTGTGGGGACGGGCCGGGGCAATGGCCGTAGCGTGGAGGGAACGGCGATGCCGGTCGCCGGCGGTCTGGTTGACCGGCAGGACGTGGGGGGCGCTGTGGTGGATGTCGATCTTCAGGTTGAGGTCGGGCCGGGTGGCAGCGACGGATACCCGGTGGTGTTCCGGACGACGGGCGGAGACGAAACGCCGGGGGTGATGCGACTGCCGCCGGCGCAGGAACTGGAGGCTCGGGCGGCACGGATACCGGATGCGGTGGTGGCTTCCTCGGCCCTGGTGCGCCGCGCCCTGGCCGACGGCGAGGCACCGGTGCGGGAGCTGGGTCGCACACTGTTCGACGCCCTGCTGGGGGGGCTTGGAGCGGGGTTGCTGCGGGCTGCGCGCAACCGTGCCGCGCTGCAGGGAGGCCAAGTCCGTCTGGTGCTGCGCGTCCAGGCTCCCGAACTTGCGCGGCTGCCATGGGAGTTTCTCTACGACACCAGCGAGGGCGACTATCTGTGCCTGGAGGTCCCGCTGGTGCGCCATCCGCAGGTGGCGCGGCCGGTGGCGCCGCTGCGGGTGATGCCGCCGCTGCGGATCCTGGGCATGGTCGCCCGCCCGGAGGATCAAGATCCGCTGGCGGTCCGGGCCGAGCAGCGGCTTCTGCGCGAAGCTCTGTCCGACCTGGTGGCGGAGGGCCGGGTGGAGCTGGGGTGGACGGAAGGGCAGACCTGGCGTGATCTGCGTGAGGCGCTGCGCCGAGATGCTCGCAGCGCTTCTGTGCAGGGTGTCTTGCAACCGGGTGGGGCTCGGCGTGAGTGGCATGTGCTGCACTTCATTGGGCACGGAGGGTACGACACCCGCGCGCAGGAAGGCGCCCTGGCACTGGCCGGCGAGCAGGGGGGAACCTACCTGTTGAGTGCAGGGCAGTTGGCGATGCTGGTGGCCGGTCACCCCTCGCTGCGGCTGGCGGTGCTCAACGCCTGCGAGACCGGCCGCGCGGGCGGACTCAACCCGTTCTCCAGCGTGGCGGGTGCACTGATGCACAAGGCCCTGCCCGCGGTGCTGGCGATGCAGTACGAGGTGAGCGACGAGGCCGCGTTGGAGTGCGCGCACGCCTTCTACTCGGCCCTGGCCCGGCAGTTGCCGATCGACGTGGCGGTCATGGAAGCCCGCCAGGCCATGATGCTGGCCCGCCCCGGCTCTTTGGAGTGGGGCACACCGGTGCTGTACATGCGCTCCCCCGACGGCCACGGCCACCTCTTCGACCTCACCGACACCCCCGGCCCCACCACACAGCCATCCAACGCCCCGGGCACCGGTCTTCAGCAGGCGGGTAGCCGGCTGATGAAACAACGCCGCGAGGAGGGGCAAGCAGACCTGGATGAGCTGTATACCGAGGGGCTCGCTGCCTTTCACACCGAACGGTGGGACGAGGCCGTGGAGGCGTTCCGCACGATCATCGCCTGCGACCGCAACTACCGCGACAGTCAAGCCAAACTCACCAAGGCGCGCCACAGCCAACGCCTCAACGCGCTGTATCTGG
This Streptomyces sp. NBC_01283 DNA region includes the following protein-coding sequences:
- a CDS encoding IS5 family transposase encodes the protein MEPTLTAWRTARQKTSLNLGGKVTDLREVMNAILFLNRTGVPWRYLPHDFPPHTTVFGYFSSWTADGTIEKIGLHLHRMVREQAGGTAEPTAWVVDAQFMKTAPSVPTNTQGTDAGKKIVGRKRSIVVDTLSLLLLAMVTAASVSDNEAGIQLLTRVAADHPTISKAWVDTGYKKKAIEHGALLGIDVDAVPRNEQVKGFAVIPRRWVVERSFGWIMLHRRLARDYETKPAHAESMIRLAMISNLAKRASGSEGGPQPTSAPGPAAAAPAHTENSTRV
- a CDS encoding CHAT domain-containing protein, with the translated sequence MPVAGGLVDRQDVGGAVVDVDLQVEVGPGGSDGYPVVFRTTGGDETPGVMRLPPAQELEARAARIPDAVVASSALVRRALADGEAPVRELGRTLFDALLGGLGAGLLRAARNRAALQGGQVRLVLRVQAPELARLPWEFLYDTSEGDYLCLEVPLVRHPQVARPVAPLRVMPPLRILGMVARPEDQDPLAVRAEQRLLREALSDLVAEGRVELGWTEGQTWRDLREALRRDARSASVQGVLQPGGARREWHVLHFIGHGGYDTRAQEGALALAGEQGGTYLLSAGQLAMLVAGHPSLRLAVLNACETGRAGGLNPFSSVAGALMHKALPAVLAMQYEVSDEAALECAHAFYSALARQLPIDVAVMEARQAMMLARPGSLEWGTPVLYMRSPDGHGHLFDLTDTPGPTTQPSNAPGTGLQQAGSRLMKQRREEGQADLDELYTEGLAAFHTERWDEAVEAFRTIIACDRNYRDSQAKLTKARHSQRLNALYLAAMNAAGTRHWGPAIEHLEAVVATEADYRDARSLLDQARTEQLCARLREEITTLHRAGQWQAVLAAAEQLNQRTPQNTARAPDPELEAIVKAAREAAETSNRDQALKSHYRQALDHIEEGRWHEALQALDKVREIDPAFRATAQLTSKARQKINRTLKAEPSVLIKGLGVVTAVAFSPDGESLALGCGKTALIVDGHGQKRLTLRHKNWRVWRGEPIGVVFSPDGRRLATAGWDTTARVWDAESGTQLLTLTHDYSLTEVVFSPDGRRLATASWDKTARVWDAESGTQLLTLTHDYEVCGVAFSPDGRRLATAGWDTTARVWDAESGTQLLTLTHDNLVCGVAFSPDGRRLATASRDKTARVWDAESGTQLLTLTHDNLVCGVAFSPDGRRLATASRDKTARVWDAESGTQLLTLTHDYEVYGVAFSPDGRRLATASGETARIWQLEEGDDE